The Archangium lipolyticum genome window below encodes:
- a CDS encoding nuclear transport factor 2 family protein: MESTVAEMELGTGARMSKDNAGLLKWIFEEMDRVMDAKPLLDHMAEDVVWKVTIPDGTPLSGEFRGKQAVIDYYSRLPEIAEFHQERPQEFIDHGDQVIVLGDDSFLVKKTGKTFRSEYAVVTDFHQGLITRMVVIQNLCGIADAYRDS, translated from the coding sequence ATGGAGAGCACGGTCGCGGAAATGGAGCTGGGGACAGGCGCGCGCATGTCGAAGGACAACGCGGGTCTCTTGAAGTGGATTTTCGAGGAGATGGACAGGGTGATGGATGCGAAGCCCTTGCTCGACCACATGGCGGAAGACGTGGTCTGGAAGGTGACGATTCCGGACGGAACGCCCCTCAGCGGAGAGTTCCGCGGCAAGCAGGCCGTGATCGATTACTACTCCCGGCTGCCTGAAATCGCCGAGTTCCACCAGGAGCGGCCCCAGGAGTTCATCGACCACGGTGACCAGGTCATCGTCCTGGGGGACGACTCCTTCCTCGTGAAGAAGACGGGGAAGACCTTTCGCAGCGAGTACGCGGTCGTCACGGACTTCCACCAGGGGCTCATCACGAGGATGGTGGTGATCCAGAACCTGTGCGGCATCGCCGACGCCTATCGCGACAGCTGA
- a CDS encoding AraC family transcriptional regulator, producing the protein MTHPSIQISARLALPQLALARRRGLDESSLCQDAGLDPAVLRDPEARIPLSAFERLMEALASRVKEPTLGLELAREFTLEAYGVGGLVLMASPTLREGFERAFRYQRLWEDFERLALEPCEGGGRLRFLSHEPRRPVHWLLAECILAELLLATRALTATPVVPLWVHFEHEPPSDTSAHEAFFGTPVFFGAPTTEIAFSNATLDLPLTHANALFLSFFEQQAKVKVEQLPSTSLLSEQVRTALRGALGGGDYSLVAVAAKLHMSPRTLQRRLREEGISHEVLLDGLRQELARVYLEKRLSISEISFLLGYSNPTAFHRAFKRWTGSSPEYYRARSGARGGPETSPPTFMTWGRASSRST; encoded by the coding sequence ATGACCCATCCGTCCATCCAGATCTCCGCTCGTCTGGCACTCCCCCAGCTGGCACTGGCCCGGCGGCGTGGACTGGATGAGAGCTCGCTCTGCCAGGATGCGGGCCTGGACCCCGCCGTGCTGCGGGACCCCGAGGCACGTATTCCCCTCTCCGCGTTCGAGCGGCTGATGGAGGCGCTCGCTTCCCGGGTGAAGGAGCCCACGTTGGGGCTCGAGCTGGCGCGGGAGTTCACGCTGGAAGCCTATGGCGTCGGTGGGCTGGTGCTGATGGCCAGTCCCACGCTACGAGAGGGCTTCGAACGGGCCTTTCGCTACCAGCGGCTCTGGGAGGATTTCGAGCGCCTCGCCCTGGAGCCCTGTGAGGGTGGCGGCAGGCTCCGCTTCCTCTCGCATGAGCCACGGCGGCCGGTCCACTGGCTCCTCGCGGAGTGCATCCTGGCGGAGCTGCTGCTGGCGACACGTGCGCTCACCGCCACGCCCGTGGTGCCCCTGTGGGTGCACTTCGAACACGAGCCCCCCTCCGACACCTCTGCGCACGAGGCCTTCTTCGGCACTCCGGTCTTCTTCGGAGCACCGACCACGGAGATTGCCTTCTCCAACGCCACGCTGGACCTGCCGCTCACCCACGCCAACGCGCTCTTCCTCTCCTTCTTCGAGCAACAGGCGAAGGTGAAGGTCGAGCAGTTGCCTTCCACGAGCCTGTTGAGCGAGCAGGTGCGGACGGCGCTGCGCGGGGCACTGGGCGGTGGGGATTACAGCCTGGTGGCGGTGGCGGCGAAGCTCCACATGAGCCCTCGTACCCTCCAGCGCCGGCTGAGAGAGGAGGGAATCAGCCATGAGGTGCTGCTCGATGGGCTTCGGCAGGAGTTGGCGAGGGTCTACCTGGAGAAGCGGCTGAGCATCTCCGAGATCTCCTTCCTGCTGGGCTATTCCAACCCGACGGCCTTCCACCGGGCCTTCAAGCGCTGGACGGGCTCCAGCCCCGAGTACTACCGGGCGCGCTCCGGCGCCCGGGGCGGGCCGGAAACGTCTCCTCCCACCTTCATGACATGGGGACGGGCCAGCAGCCGCTCGACATAG
- a CDS encoding glutathione S-transferase family protein has translation MKLYFNPQSRAVVSKWMLDECGAEYELVPIDFAKREHKTPEFLKINPAGKLPALVDGETKVFEGAAICLYLADKYPQANLAPKIGSPERGRYLSLMVYSTSQLEPAMADRMLKVETLPQRGWTDFETALNVVEEELGKGPYLFGDWFTAADVMIGSMCIWMRRWASPTGRPAIDAYVERLLARPHVMKVGGDVSGPPRAPERAR, from the coding sequence ATGAAGCTCTACTTCAATCCCCAAAGCCGCGCGGTCGTCAGCAAGTGGATGCTCGATGAGTGTGGTGCGGAGTACGAACTCGTGCCCATCGACTTCGCGAAGCGCGAGCACAAGACGCCGGAGTTCCTGAAGATCAACCCCGCCGGCAAGCTGCCGGCGCTGGTGGATGGCGAGACGAAGGTGTTCGAGGGAGCGGCCATCTGTTTGTACCTCGCCGACAAGTACCCCCAGGCCAACCTCGCGCCGAAGATCGGCTCGCCGGAGCGGGGGCGCTATCTCTCCCTGATGGTGTATTCGACCTCGCAACTCGAACCCGCCATGGCAGACAGGATGCTGAAGGTGGAGACGCTGCCCCAGCGTGGCTGGACGGACTTCGAGACGGCGCTGAATGTGGTCGAAGAGGAGCTGGGCAAGGGACCTTATCTGTTTGGTGACTGGTTCACCGCGGCCGACGTGATGATCGGCTCGATGTGCATATGGATGCGGAGGTGGGCCTCGCCGACCGGCCGGCCTGCAATCGATGCCTATGTCGAGCGGCTGCTGGCCCGTCCCCATGTCATGAAGGTGGGAGGAGACGTTTCCGGCCCGCCCCGGGCGCCGGAGCGCGCCCGGTAG
- a CDS encoding alpha/beta hydrolase translates to MKHPTFAAVVAVWGALVLSGSSHASDQGTAARADEFIGCPDAKEDDALAGSLCARFSAPLDYADPSRERIELFIRKFPAPGRSAGQVWLVAGGPGESGASFYPLLKTLRAAFPGYDLLVPDHRGTGFSSRLCQKEEAADSDGGSALQGAEWATCFEALESDSKRTRAFTITHAAYDLRALMERYSAGRPTWLYGVSYGTQLVLRMMTVAPPRRLEGIVLDSLVPPETAEQWDLSHRSAVVDEVGRAVLAQCDADPGCRARLGGSAVAAMQGLVDDSKLSASVPGGRPKLFFGALLDGPELRARIPLVLAGLRGGDLEPLRQVQQDLEALNAQFGRFPQSSMSIPLVSVISASENNARPGLTKAQVEAEAARFLFVSSLPGQLVGRASLAYPRDEWFGRSPTALPPVLVLQGDMDPKTPHAGAQAHIRLLPKAAGVNLFTVKGGPHFLLFTAPDCFKAAVSTFVQKRRAPRAACSIRPLASSGRGQPHQ, encoded by the coding sequence ATGAAGCATCCCACTTTTGCAGCCGTGGTCGCGGTCTGGGGCGCACTCGTCTTGAGCGGTTCTTCGCACGCGTCCGATCAGGGCACGGCGGCCCGTGCCGATGAGTTCATCGGTTGCCCGGACGCGAAGGAGGATGACGCCCTCGCCGGCTCCCTCTGCGCTCGCTTCAGCGCACCGTTGGACTACGCGGATCCGAGCCGTGAGAGGATCGAGCTTTTCATCCGCAAGTTCCCGGCTCCGGGGCGATCGGCCGGGCAGGTCTGGCTCGTGGCGGGCGGGCCCGGCGAGTCAGGGGCTTCGTTCTACCCTCTGCTGAAGACCCTGCGGGCCGCCTTCCCGGGATATGACCTGCTGGTCCCCGATCATCGCGGGACCGGTTTCTCGAGCCGGCTCTGCCAGAAGGAGGAGGCCGCCGACAGCGACGGTGGCTCCGCGCTTCAAGGCGCCGAGTGGGCGACATGCTTCGAGGCGCTGGAGTCCGATTCCAAGCGCACCCGCGCCTTCACCATCACCCACGCCGCCTACGATCTGCGCGCGCTGATGGAGCGCTACTCCGCCGGCCGGCCGACGTGGCTCTATGGGGTCTCCTACGGCACGCAGCTGGTGTTGCGCATGATGACGGTCGCCCCACCGCGGCGCCTCGAGGGGATCGTGCTCGATTCCCTCGTCCCTCCGGAAACGGCCGAGCAATGGGACCTCAGCCATCGCTCTGCCGTCGTCGACGAGGTGGGCCGCGCGGTTCTCGCGCAGTGTGATGCGGACCCGGGCTGCCGTGCTCGTCTCGGAGGCTCGGCGGTTGCCGCCATGCAGGGGCTCGTCGACGACTCCAAGTTGTCCGCGTCCGTCCCCGGGGGGCGTCCGAAACTCTTCTTCGGCGCACTGTTGGATGGCCCGGAGCTGCGGGCGCGGATTCCCCTGGTCCTCGCGGGCCTGAGGGGCGGCGACCTCGAGCCATTGCGGCAGGTCCAGCAGGACCTGGAGGCACTGAACGCCCAGTTCGGCCGTTTTCCGCAGTCGTCGATGTCCATCCCGCTCGTCAGTGTCATCAGCGCATCCGAGAACAACGCCCGGCCGGGCCTCACCAAGGCCCAGGTGGAAGCCGAAGCCGCCCGGTTCCTGTTCGTCAGCAGCCTGCCGGGCCAGCTCGTCGGTCGGGCGTCTCTGGCCTATCCGCGCGACGAGTGGTTCGGCCGGTCTCCCACCGCTCTTCCGCCAGTCCTCGTTCTCCAGGGCGACATGGACCCCAAGACACCCCATGCTGGCGCCCAGGCCCATATCCGGCTCCTGCCCAAAGCCGCTGGCGTCAATCTGTTCACCGTCAAGGGCGGGCCGCACTTCCTGCTCTTCACGGCGCCAGATTGCTTCAAGGCCGCGGTGAGCACCTTCGTCCAGAAGCGGCGAGCGCCTCGTGCGGCCTGCTCGATTCGACCCCTAGCATCATCGGGCCGGGGTCAGCCCCATCAATAG
- a CDS encoding TetR/AcrR family transcriptional regulator, translating into MPARKKPPAAEAALIWERPEPANRPAPGPLSRDRIVRAAIALADKEGLASVSLRKVGAQLNAGPMRLYGYLSTKEELLELMVDVVYGEMASAGQLRGNWREVLRSIAQRTRQAARKHKWFIDLLGGRQHLGPNALAYSEASLAALSETPGFENIDDVLHAVRTVNAYVIGALLSEASELRAELESGMNETEWQNATWPYIQRMIATGRFPTLAKVVRDATHPSSDVRFDRGLDCVLDGIAVRLSR; encoded by the coding sequence ATGCCCGCTCGAAAAAAACCGCCCGCAGCCGAGGCGGCGCTCATCTGGGAGCGCCCCGAGCCCGCGAACCGTCCCGCGCCCGGACCCCTGAGCAGGGACCGGATCGTGCGCGCCGCCATCGCGCTCGCCGACAAGGAAGGCCTCGCCTCGGTGTCGTTGCGAAAGGTCGGAGCCCAGCTCAATGCCGGGCCCATGCGGCTCTACGGCTATCTGTCCACCAAGGAGGAGCTGCTCGAGCTCATGGTGGACGTGGTCTACGGCGAAATGGCCTCCGCCGGGCAGCTCCGCGGCAACTGGCGCGAGGTGCTCCGGTCGATCGCGCAGCGCACCCGGCAGGCGGCCAGGAAGCACAAGTGGTTCATCGACCTGCTGGGAGGCCGTCAGCATCTCGGCCCGAATGCCCTGGCCTATTCCGAGGCCTCACTCGCCGCGCTGAGCGAGACGCCGGGCTTCGAGAACATCGATGACGTCCTCCATGCCGTCAGGACCGTCAATGCCTACGTCATCGGCGCGCTCCTGAGTGAAGCCAGCGAGCTGCGTGCCGAGCTCGAAAGCGGCATGAACGAGACGGAATGGCAGAACGCCACGTGGCCCTACATCCAGCGGATGATCGCCACCGGCCGCTTCCCGACGCTCGCCAAGGTGGTTCGGGACGCCACCCACCCATCGTCCGACGTCAGGTTCGACAGGGGGCTGGACTGCGTGCTCGACGGCATCGCGGTACGACTCTCGCGCTGA
- a CDS encoding FAD-dependent oxidoreductase, which yields MKAESTAVLVVGGGLVGLSAAMFLSWRGVPTVLVERHPGSSPHPRAIGYTPRTLELFRAIGLGPRIPQMPADFRLRRSRVESLAGKWFEETPWTPETRQSPRLEYSPCAGAALSQDRLEPILREKAIALGADIRLSTELIRFEQDADGVVASLRARDGREYAMRAAYLIAADGHASPIREALGIGQQGRGSIRTLRSVLFRAPLEEYLRSGISQFNIDQPGLKAFLTTYGDGRWVLMFSDDEERDEGTLRAMVFKAIGRTDLEVELITTGRWELSARIADSFASGRIFLAGDAAHTLPPTRGGYGANTGIEDAHNLAWKLSAVLSGASTPRLLDTYDAERRPIAWLRHGQLFARSDYASDAAGTARDVPIIDDDAMELGQLYRSTAVLDAGDGLPPALRPEQWAGQPGTRAPHLWMTRDGERVSTLDLFQRGWVLLAQDARWCPAAARIGKQLGIDVQCLRIGIDVRPSDESTFRTAFGLGAGGASLIRPDGYVAWRAIELPADPLRSLGEALERVSCATLAC from the coding sequence ATGAAAGCAGAGTCAACCGCGGTGCTCGTGGTCGGGGGCGGCCTGGTGGGTTTGTCGGCCGCGATGTTCCTCTCCTGGCGCGGGGTGCCCACCGTCCTCGTCGAGCGGCACCCAGGCAGCTCTCCGCATCCGCGTGCGATCGGCTACACGCCGAGGACGCTGGAGCTCTTTCGTGCGATCGGGCTGGGCCCTCGCATTCCACAGATGCCGGCCGACTTCCGGCTGCGCCGGAGCCGGGTCGAGAGTCTGGCCGGGAAGTGGTTCGAGGAGACCCCCTGGACACCCGAGACCCGGCAGTCGCCCAGGCTCGAGTACTCGCCGTGCGCGGGCGCCGCGCTCTCCCAGGATCGTCTCGAGCCCATCCTTCGTGAGAAGGCGATCGCGCTCGGTGCCGACATCCGGCTCTCAACGGAGTTGATCCGGTTCGAACAGGATGCGGATGGTGTCGTCGCCTCGCTGCGCGCTCGCGATGGACGAGAGTACGCGATGCGGGCCGCATACCTGATCGCGGCGGATGGCCATGCCAGCCCGATTCGCGAGGCATTGGGAATCGGCCAGCAGGGACGCGGCTCCATCCGGACGCTGCGCAGCGTTCTCTTCCGGGCTCCGCTCGAGGAGTACCTTCGCTCGGGGATCTCGCAGTTCAACATCGACCAGCCGGGACTCAAGGCATTCCTCACGACCTACGGCGATGGTCGCTGGGTGCTGATGTTCTCGGATGACGAGGAACGCGATGAAGGCACGTTGAGGGCAATGGTGTTCAAGGCGATCGGCAGGACGGACCTCGAGGTCGAGCTCATCACCACCGGCCGTTGGGAGCTGAGCGCACGCATCGCGGACAGCTTCGCGTCCGGTAGGATCTTCCTGGCCGGGGACGCCGCGCACACCCTGCCGCCTACGCGTGGTGGCTATGGTGCGAACACCGGCATCGAGGATGCGCACAATCTCGCGTGGAAGTTGTCCGCGGTCCTCTCCGGTGCATCGACGCCGCGGCTGCTCGACACCTACGACGCCGAACGGCGCCCGATCGCGTGGCTCCGGCATGGGCAGCTCTTCGCCCGAAGCGACTACGCGTCGGACGCGGCCGGGACCGCCAGGGACGTGCCGATCATCGACGACGACGCCATGGAGTTGGGTCAGCTGTATCGCTCGACCGCGGTGCTCGATGCCGGTGACGGACTCCCGCCCGCGCTGCGGCCCGAGCAGTGGGCTGGTCAACCCGGCACGCGCGCGCCGCATCTGTGGATGACCAGGGACGGCGAGCGGGTGTCCACGCTCGACTTGTTCCAGCGAGGCTGGGTGCTGCTTGCCCAGGACGCGCGGTGGTGCCCCGCCGCAGCGCGGATCGGCAAGCAGTTGGGCATCGATGTGCAGTGCCTCCGCATCGGCATCGATGTGCGTCCGTCCGATGAGAGCACTTTCCGGACGGCTTTCGGCCTCGGGGCAGGAGGGGCCTCGCTGATCCGTCCGGATGGATACGTGGCCTGGCGCGCGATCGAGCTGCCGGCGGATCCACTCCGTTCGCTCGGCGAAGCCCTCGAGCGGGTGTCGTGCGCCACGCTGGCCTGCTGA
- a CDS encoding helix-turn-helix domain-containing protein: protein MSEEFYTVEMAAERLRLHAKTVLRFIRDGRLRATRIGKSYRILRSDLEAFGGASPRRGPPVPTAQVTSIIDIPGIGREAAIRMANRVVAVVGSREAHPAPVRVDTAYDPEREHLKIVMFGSPGDTAELIRLVQAWLEA, encoded by the coding sequence ATGTCCGAGGAGTTCTACACGGTTGAGATGGCGGCCGAGCGGCTGAGGCTGCACGCCAAGACCGTGCTGCGGTTCATCCGCGACGGACGGCTCAGGGCGACACGGATCGGCAAGTCGTACCGGATCCTTCGCTCGGACCTGGAGGCGTTCGGCGGGGCAAGCCCCAGGCGCGGTCCCCCCGTCCCGACAGCCCAGGTGACCAGCATCATCGACATCCCCGGCATCGGCCGGGAGGCCGCGATCCGGATGGCCAACCGGGTCGTCGCCGTCGTGGGCAGCCGGGAGGCCCACCCTGCCCCCGTCCGCGTCGACACCGCCTATGACCCTGAGCGCGAGCACCTGAAGATCGTGATGTTCGGTTCTCCGGGTGACACGGCCGAGCTCATCCGGCTCGTTCAGGCCTGGCTGGAAGCATGA
- a CDS encoding DUF4180 domain-containing protein — protein sequence MTGRILELAGVRVFLCAADGPVMASDRDATDVIGELFGTDVKMVAIPLERLTPDFLKLRSRLAGEILQKFVNYRLRVAILGDIAAAVEASDALRDFVRESNRGETIWFVPNLAALEQKLT from the coding sequence ATGACTGGAAGAATCCTCGAGCTCGCGGGCGTGCGCGTATTCCTATGCGCGGCCGATGGGCCGGTAATGGCAAGCGACCGTGATGCCACCGACGTCATCGGCGAGCTCTTCGGTACGGACGTGAAGATGGTCGCCATTCCGCTGGAGCGCCTCACCCCGGACTTCCTGAAGCTTCGCTCGCGCCTCGCTGGGGAGATCCTCCAGAAGTTCGTGAACTACCGGCTCCGGGTGGCGATCCTGGGCGACATCGCCGCGGCGGTCGAGGCGAGCGACGCGCTCAGGGACTTCGTCCGCGAGTCGAACCGCGGGGAGACGATCTGGTTCGTCCCCAACCTGGCCGCGCTCGAACAGAAGCTCACATAG
- a CDS encoding MXAN_6652 family MXYO-CTERM-anchored protein, with translation MRFAFRTVGVVAVWLLSTPALATSTGITGQSGKEGPACNMCHKGGPTPTVEFQGPTTLAPGETGRYSFIIRGGAAKIGGVDIAVDNAAAVLQAGEGLKKLGSELTHSAPKAFNGNELRFDFSLVAPSTDVTLTLFGAGNSANADLDSGGDKPAATKWSVNVGKGSPDAGSGSPDAGSGGTGDEGDDDKGGCSTTGGSPVWMLAMAGTFLALLCRRQG, from the coding sequence ATGCGTTTTGCCTTCCGTACCGTGGGCGTGGTTGCTGTCTGGCTGTTGTCGACTCCCGCTCTTGCCACCAGCACGGGCATCACCGGTCAATCCGGCAAGGAGGGGCCCGCGTGCAACATGTGCCACAAGGGGGGGCCGACCCCCACCGTCGAGTTCCAGGGTCCCACGACGCTCGCTCCGGGAGAGACGGGCCGGTACTCGTTCATCATCCGGGGTGGGGCCGCGAAAATAGGAGGTGTGGACATCGCCGTGGATAACGCGGCGGCGGTTCTCCAGGCCGGAGAGGGCCTGAAGAAGCTGGGGAGCGAGCTCACCCACTCGGCGCCCAAGGCCTTCAATGGCAACGAGCTTCGTTTCGACTTCTCCCTGGTCGCTCCCTCCACGGATGTCACCCTCACGCTCTTTGGCGCCGGGAATTCCGCCAACGCGGACCTCGACAGCGGTGGCGACAAGCCCGCGGCCACGAAGTGGAGCGTGAACGTTGGCAAAGGCTCGCCCGACGCGGGATCGGGCTCACCCGACGCGGGCTCGGGCGGCACGGGCGACGAAGGTGATGATGACAAGGGAGGTTGCTCCACCACGGGTGGCTCGCCCGTGTGGATGCTCGCGATGGCCGGAACCTTCCTGGCCCTGCTCTGCCGTCGCCAGGGCTGA